The following coding sequences lie in one Patescibacteria group bacterium genomic window:
- the rplD gene encoding 50S ribosomal protein L4, translated as MIKAKVYNLEGKEIEEIKLDPEVFGVKINPALVHQVVEAQQANARFKLAHTKTKGEVRGGGKKPWRQKGTGRARAGSTRSPLWIGGGVTFGPRKERNFDKKINKKMKQKALFMSLTDKVKSEALIILDKLEFTKIKTKDLVKILSKLPVKAGKTLIVLDQKNDNIVKSARNIKTLKTILADSLNVLDILKYNYLLVDKNGIKNIITTYKK; from the coding sequence ATGATCAAGGCTAAAGTTTACAATTTAGAAGGCAAAGAAATAGAGGAAATCAAATTAGATCCTGAAGTTTTTGGAGTTAAAATTAATCCCGCCCTAGTCCATCAGGTTGTTGAGGCTCAACAGGCCAACGCACGTTTTAAATTAGCACATACTAAAACTAAAGGTGAAGTGCGCGGCGGCGGTAAAAAACCTTGGCGGCAAAAAGGCACAGGCCGGGCAAGAGCTGGTTCAACTCGGTCGCCTTTATGGATCGGAGGCGGTGTGACTTTTGGTCCGCGCAAAGAAAGGAATTTTGATAAAAAAATAAATAAGAAGATGAAGCAAAAGGCATTATTTATGTCTTTGACTGATAAAGTCAAGTCTGAGGCTTTAATTATTTTAGATAAATTAGAATTTACCAAAATCAAAACTAAAGATTTAGTTAAGATTTTAAGTAAATTGCCCGTTAAGGCTGGCAAGACTTTAATTGTTTTGGATCAAAAGAATGACAACATTGTTAAATCAGCCAGGAATATTAAAACTTTAAAGACAATTTTAGCTGATAGCCTTAATGTTTTAGATATTTTGAAGTATAATTATTTATTAGTTGATAAAAACGGCATAAAAA
- the tuf gene encoding elongation factor Tu, with translation MAEKFERSKPHINVGTIGHVDHGKTTLTAALLKYVLAHGQKASDKGVDQIDNAPEEKERGITIATAHVEYETAKRHYAHVDCPGHADYIKNMITGAAQMDGAILVVAATDGPMPQTREHIVLARQVGVPSIVVFLNKVDQVSDPELITLVEEEVRELLTKYEFPGDKTPIIKGSALKALENPNGDDAKCIGELLDALDTYIPDPVRDTEKPFLMPVEDVFSIEGRGTVVTGRIDRGIIKLNDEIEIVGIKPTQKTVVTGIEMFNKSLDEGRAGDNAGLLLRGTKKEDVERGQVISKPGSITPHTEFEAQIYVLSKDEGGRHKPFFKGYKPQFYIRTTDVTGEIEILGGAEMVMPGDTVSLKIKLIAPVALEEKSKFAIREGGKTVGAGSVTKIIA, from the coding sequence ATGGCAGAAAAATTTGAACGCTCAAAACCACATATTAATGTGGGAACAATTGGTCACGTTGACCATGGTAAAACTACTTTAACAGCAGCTCTTTTGAAGTATGTGCTTGCTCATGGCCAAAAAGCTTCTGATAAAGGAGTTGACCAGATTGATAATGCCCCTGAAGAAAAAGAAAGAGGCATTACCATTGCAACCGCTCATGTTGAGTATGAGACTGCAAAAAGACATTATGCTCACGTAGATTGTCCAGGCCATGCTGATTACATTAAAAACATGATTACAGGCGCAGCTCAAATGGACGGCGCTATCTTAGTTGTAGCTGCAACTGATGGTCCAATGCCTCAGACTAGGGAACACATCGTGTTAGCCAGACAAGTCGGTGTGCCGTCAATTGTTGTTTTTTTAAACAAAGTTGATCAGGTTTCAGATCCAGAATTAATAACATTAGTTGAGGAAGAAGTCAGAGAACTATTAACAAAATATGAATTTCCAGGCGATAAAACCCCGATAATCAAAGGTTCGGCTTTGAAGGCTTTAGAAAATCCAAATGGCGATGACGCCAAATGCATTGGCGAGCTTTTAGATGCTTTAGATACGTATATTCCCGATCCTGTTAGAGATACAGAAAAACCATTTCTAATGCCGGTTGAAGATGTTTTCTCAATAGAAGGCCGTGGTACCGTGGTAACTGGCAGGATTGATAGAGGCATTATTAAACTAAATGATGAAATAGAAATTGTAGGCATTAAACCAACTCAAAAAACAGTGGTCACTGGCATTGAAATGTTTAATAAATCATTAGACGAAGGCCGCGCAGGCGATAATGCCGGACTATTATTGCGTGGTACAAAAAAAGAAGATGTAGAAAGAGGCCAGGTAATTTCTAAACCAGGCAGTATTACGCCTCATACAGAATTTGAAGCCCAAATTTATGTTTTATCCAAAGATGAAGGCGGCAGACATAAGCCATTTTTCAAGGGTTATAAGCCGCAATTTTATATCCGCACTACTGACGTAACTGGCGAAATTGAAATTTTGGGTGGCGCTGAAATGGTTATGCCTGGGGATACTGTTTCCCTGAAGATTAAGTTAATTGCGCCTGTAGCTTTGGAAGAAAAATCAAAATTTGCTATTAGAGAAGGCGGTAAAACCGTAGGTGCAGGTTCAGTCACTAAAATCATTGCTTAA
- the rpsJ gene encoding 30S ribosomal protein S10: MTEKVKAKEKTEEKQRIRIKIRAYDHKIIDQSTRTILDTAQRTGAQVAGPIPLPVEKKKYTVLSSTFVHKNARDQYEMRIHKRLIDIIEPTQATVDALMSLNLPAGVDIEIKM; the protein is encoded by the coding sequence ATGACTGAAAAGGTAAAAGCCAAAGAAAAAACTGAAGAAAAACAAAGAATTAGAATCAAGATTCGGGCTTATGATCATAAGATTATTGATCAGTCTACTCGAACTATCTTAGATACTGCGCAGAGAACTGGCGCCCAGGTTGCCGGCCCCATTCCTTTGCCAGTGGAAAAGAAGAAATACACTGTTTTAAGCTCGACCTTTGTCCATAAAAATGCCAGAGATCAATATGAGATGCGCATCCACAAGAGGCTAATTGATATCATTGAGCCTACCCAAGCCACAGTTGATGCTCTGATGAGCTTAAATTTGCCAGCCGGCGTAGATATTGAGATCAAAATGTAA